One region of Jonesiaceae bacterium BS-20 genomic DNA includes:
- a CDS encoding methyl-accepting chemotaxis protein, whose protein sequence is MTSTIDEQRLAAPAPDYSSGSGPARPPVQPKASFINRAKIRTKLLLNSIVGAVTALAITGFALSTLNTVQSSTEDLERGITEVIHSFTSLTTDIWALRLDVALTFAEDSVEINTAKIAEIESEFLDVYSSFAAFKETYQIDLNSDLKGALEQYEDAVRNVFLPTVLTGDITAAEQTRADTVTPAAEELLVIVGSINEHTNTEAARIAADSGSAVQKAFVATIVIAGIGITLTVMLSMFIASRIRRNIGVLNDSIEALSQGDLTATPHVTTQDELGDMAEQLKIAQHSLREMLRGVTQTADAAVHKSEILSAASSQVAASSAETSAQAAVVATAAEQVSGNVQTVAAGAEQMSASIREIAQNAQEATAVAQTAATTADSTNITISRLDESSKEIGDVIKTITSIAEQTNLLALNATIEAARAGEAGKGFAVVASEVKDLAAESARAAEDVARRVKAIQSDTDSAIGAIGQISEIISTINNYQLTIASAVEEQTATTNEMSRSAAEAATGSSEIAANINGVAAVVEESTSAIAEMDRTIEQLSSQAQALNRDVRVFKF, encoded by the coding sequence ATGACATCGACAATTGACGAGCAGAGATTAGCTGCCCCCGCACCGGACTACAGTTCTGGCTCCGGGCCGGCACGCCCCCCGGTACAACCCAAGGCCAGCTTTATCAACCGCGCAAAGATCCGTACCAAGTTGCTACTCAACTCCATTGTTGGGGCGGTCACCGCTTTAGCAATCACCGGTTTTGCGCTGTCAACGCTGAACACCGTGCAGAGTAGTACTGAAGACCTTGAGCGTGGAATCACCGAAGTAATCCATTCATTTACTTCACTGACTACGGATATCTGGGCGTTGCGCCTCGATGTGGCTTTGACCTTTGCGGAGGATAGCGTCGAGATCAACACCGCAAAAATCGCTGAGATCGAGAGTGAATTCTTGGATGTCTATTCAAGTTTTGCGGCTTTCAAAGAGACGTACCAAATTGATCTCAACTCCGACCTCAAGGGCGCTCTAGAGCAGTACGAAGACGCTGTTAGGAACGTATTCTTGCCAACAGTTCTGACCGGAGACATCACTGCAGCTGAGCAGACCCGGGCCGATACTGTCACGCCAGCCGCGGAAGAACTACTGGTTATTGTTGGATCAATTAACGAGCACACCAATACCGAGGCCGCCAGGATCGCTGCCGACAGCGGGTCCGCCGTGCAGAAGGCCTTCGTTGCCACGATCGTCATAGCCGGTATTGGCATCACCCTGACCGTCATGCTGAGCATGTTCATTGCCTCACGTATTCGCCGCAATATCGGCGTTTTGAATGACTCGATCGAGGCGCTTTCCCAAGGGGACCTGACCGCTACGCCGCACGTGACTACCCAAGATGAGTTGGGCGACATGGCCGAGCAACTTAAGATCGCTCAGCACTCACTGCGTGAAATGCTCCGTGGTGTCACGCAAACAGCAGACGCGGCAGTTCATAAGTCAGAGATCCTCTCGGCTGCGTCGTCACAAGTTGCGGCGTCATCCGCCGAGACCTCGGCCCAGGCAGCAGTCGTTGCCACGGCTGCAGAGCAGGTGTCCGGGAACGTTCAGACGGTTGCGGCCGGTGCTGAGCAGATGAGCGCGTCGATCCGAGAAATCGCCCAGAACGCTCAGGAAGCCACCGCAGTCGCCCAGACCGCAGCGACTACAGCCGATTCCACAAACATCACGATCTCCCGCCTTGACGAGTCCTCTAAAGAAATCGGTGATGTCATCAAGACCATCACCTCGATTGCCGAGCAGACCAATCTCTTGGCCCTCAACGCAACCATCGAGGCTGCACGCGCAGGCGAGGCGGGCAAGGGCTTTGCCGTCGTCGCTTCCGAGGTTAAGGATCTCGCAGCGGAGTCAGCACGTGCCGCAGAGGATGTAGCGCGCCGCGTCAAAGCTATTCAGAGCGACACCGACTCAGCCATCGGCGCGATCGGACAGATCTCAGAAATCATCAGCACAATCAATAACTATCAGCTCACCATTGCTTCCGCTGTCGAGGAGCAAACGGCGACTACCAACGAGATGAGTCGTTCTGCGGCGGAGGCTGCAACCGGATCCTCCGAGATCGCCGCCAACATCAACGGCGTAGCAGCAGTGGTTGAAGAATCGACGTCCGCCATTGCGGAGATGGACCGCACGATCGAGCAACTCTCGTCACAAGCTCAGGCGCTAAACCGGGATGTACGCGTATTCAAGTTCTAA